In the genome of Myxococcus stipitatus, one region contains:
- a CDS encoding DUF4920 domain-containing protein, producing the protein MNSLRTSLMLLVAVPLLAFAGDKKTPAKAGGEDKAAASDCHHPADAAKAAPKSEAPAASSQDGWKLTRGEALKGANPVKLADLLTKPQPHEGKTVTLEGRVRKACERKGCWMELATDSAKGPGVRVTFKDYGFFVPLDSAGAQARVEGVVKVAELSESHASHYESEGAIVPRGADGKPREVQLVATGVELRR; encoded by the coding sequence ATGAACTCGCTCCGCACGTCCCTGATGCTGCTGGTCGCTGTTCCCCTGCTGGCTTTCGCTGGCGACAAGAAGACGCCCGCCAAGGCCGGAGGCGAGGACAAGGCGGCCGCCAGCGACTGCCACCACCCCGCCGACGCCGCCAAGGCCGCGCCCAAGAGCGAGGCCCCCGCCGCCTCCTCCCAGGACGGCTGGAAGCTCACCCGTGGCGAGGCCCTCAAGGGCGCCAACCCCGTGAAGCTCGCGGACCTGCTGACCAAGCCCCAGCCGCACGAGGGCAAGACGGTGACGCTCGAGGGACGCGTGCGCAAGGCGTGTGAGCGCAAGGGCTGCTGGATGGAGCTCGCCACCGACTCGGCGAAGGGCCCCGGCGTGCGCGTGACGTTCAAGGACTACGGCTTCTTCGTCCCGCTGGACTCCGCGGGCGCGCAGGCGCGCGTGGAGGGTGTCGTGAAGGTGGCGGAGCTGAGCGAGAGCCACGCGTCCCACTACGAGAGCGAAGGCGCCATCGTCCCGCGCGGCGCGGATGGCAAGCCCCGCGAAGTGCAGCTGGTGGCGACGGGCGTCGAGCTGCGCCGGTAG
- the plsY gene encoding glycerol-3-phosphate 1-O-acyltransferase PlsY → MTLALVLLGYLAGSIPFGVLLTRWLRGVDVRQGGSGNIGATNVTRVAGKKLGALVLVLDALKGALPVALAVRLVPGQPLVHVMVGVAAVLGHVYPVWLKLHGGKGVATALGVLLVLAPWAALAAGTAFIAIFLVSRVSSLGSLFAGATAVGTTACTAPEPEYTGLSAFLFVVMLWTHRSNIGRLLRRTERRF, encoded by the coding sequence GTGACTCTCGCGCTCGTGCTGTTGGGTTATCTCGCCGGCTCCATCCCTTTCGGTGTCCTGCTGACGCGATGGCTGCGTGGCGTGGACGTGCGCCAGGGGGGCAGTGGGAACATCGGCGCCACCAACGTCACCCGGGTCGCGGGCAAGAAGCTGGGCGCGCTGGTGCTGGTGCTGGATGCGCTGAAGGGCGCGTTGCCGGTGGCGCTCGCGGTGCGGCTGGTGCCGGGCCAGCCCCTGGTGCACGTGATGGTGGGAGTGGCCGCGGTGCTGGGCCATGTCTACCCGGTGTGGCTGAAGCTCCACGGGGGCAAGGGCGTGGCCACGGCGCTCGGGGTGCTGCTGGTGCTGGCTCCGTGGGCCGCGCTGGCGGCGGGCACGGCGTTCATCGCCATCTTCCTGGTGTCGCGCGTCAGCTCCCTGGGCTCGCTCTTCGCGGGAGCCACGGCGGTGGGCACGACGGCCTGCACCGCCCCGGAGCCCGAGTACACCGGCCTCTCAGCCTTCCTCTTCGTCGTCATGCTGTGGACGCATCGGAGCAACATTGGCCGGCTGCTGCGTCGCACCGAGCGGCGCTTCTGA
- a CDS encoding DUF2752 domain-containing protein — protein sequence MKVFIPPRNRRPGTVDYMGLMGLVGLLVARYIPVARIIPFWGCVLREQTGWPCLGCGLTRVAERVSHFNFEGAWEANPLGTVAALLFALAAVAMVVHLVFAVPIPEIQLSAKEWRAFQVVMPVIVLVNYAYVVVKTRFPHLLL from the coding sequence ATGAAGGTCTTCATCCCTCCTCGCAATCGCCGGCCTGGCACGGTGGACTACATGGGGCTCATGGGCCTCGTGGGGTTGCTGGTGGCCCGATACATCCCGGTGGCCCGAATCATCCCGTTCTGGGGCTGTGTGCTGCGCGAGCAGACAGGGTGGCCCTGCCTCGGCTGTGGGCTGACCCGGGTGGCGGAGAGGGTGTCCCACTTCAACTTCGAGGGGGCCTGGGAGGCCAATCCCCTGGGGACGGTGGCCGCCCTCCTGTTCGCCCTGGCGGCGGTGGCCATGGTGGTGCACCTCGTCTTCGCCGTCCCGATTCCTGAAATCCAGCTCTCGGCGAAGGAGTGGAGGGCGTTCCAGGTGGTGATGCCTGTCATCGTCCTGGTGAATTACGCCTACGTGGTGGTGAAGACGCGCTTCCCCCACCTGCTGCTATAG
- a CDS encoding nitrilase-related carbon-nitrogen hydrolase: MEDAVPATHVELFALQPRLSLEDYDSPAAFARKHRALAQRVSDSRARDSAGTPLHPALVVWPEWVGAPLGMMGQLPRLRHHPTARRAMRSVALFEWWSLWNTWKDLHPPTREEGLHALRAARVHQVMHETFSAIARDFGLWVVAGSAWLPSNRRGLDTPDFTPHGARTFNTSYTFAPGGFHVATTRKVNLVPTREDTLRLSPGRPEDLSVIATPFGRLATVLGYDAFPGPLTSHEPYFVPCARYCDALRADILAHPSSALWPMSRDAGRTPRRDDVLTAELSSFRNIRYTVTAQPAGTLFEHTFEAPSLILERTAEGSARVLARSEHPGDEDLLHVTVPACPR; this comes from the coding sequence GTGGAAGACGCCGTTCCCGCCACGCATGTCGAGCTGTTCGCCCTCCAGCCGCGCCTCTCGCTGGAGGACTACGACTCCCCCGCCGCGTTCGCCCGGAAGCACCGGGCACTCGCTCAGCGGGTCAGCGACTCGCGTGCGCGGGACTCCGCGGGCACCCCACTCCACCCCGCCCTCGTGGTGTGGCCGGAGTGGGTGGGCGCGCCGCTCGGGATGATGGGTCAGCTGCCTCGGCTCCGACATCACCCGACGGCCCGTCGCGCGATGCGGAGCGTGGCCCTGTTCGAGTGGTGGTCCTTGTGGAACACGTGGAAGGACCTCCATCCGCCGACGCGAGAAGAGGGCCTGCACGCCCTGCGCGCGGCACGCGTGCACCAGGTGATGCACGAGACCTTCTCCGCCATCGCCAGGGACTTCGGCCTCTGGGTGGTCGCGGGAAGCGCCTGGCTCCCCAGCAATCGGCGTGGGCTCGACACTCCCGACTTCACGCCCCACGGAGCACGCACCTTCAACACCAGCTACACCTTCGCTCCGGGCGGCTTCCACGTCGCGACGACTCGCAAGGTCAACCTCGTGCCCACGCGCGAGGACACGCTGCGGTTGAGCCCGGGTCGCCCCGAGGACCTGTCCGTCATCGCCACGCCCTTCGGCCGACTCGCGACCGTCCTGGGCTACGACGCCTTCCCTGGGCCCCTCACCTCGCACGAGCCCTACTTCGTGCCCTGCGCGCGATATTGCGACGCCCTTCGCGCGGACATCCTCGCCCACCCGTCCTCCGCGCTGTGGCCCATGTCTCGAGACGCCGGCCGGACGCCAAGACGCGACGACGTCCTCACCGCCGAGCTCTCCTCGTTCCGGAACATCCGCTACACCGTGACGGCGCAGCCCGCGGGGACGCTGTTCGAGCACACCTTCGAGGCACCGTCGCTCATCCTGGAGCGGACGGCGGAGGGAAGCGCGCGGGTCCTCGCGCGCTCGGAGCATCCGGGTGACGAGGACCTGCTCCACGTCACCGTGCCCGCGTGTCCTCGCTGA
- the gatB gene encoding Asp-tRNA(Asn)/Glu-tRNA(Gln) amidotransferase subunit GatB, which translates to MPVSDFQPVIGLEVHAQLLTKSKIFCGCSTAFGAEPNRNTCPVCLGMPGVLPVLNARVVEFAIRTGLALECVVNARSVWSRKNYFYPDLPKGYQITQFDLPVCEHGRLVIDTPSGEKVIRVRRIHMEEDAGKSVHDAGGGQSLVDLNRAGVPLLEIVSEPDLRDADEAVEYLKALRDILVYLGVNDGNLEEGSFRCDANVSVMPKGSSTYGQRCELKNINSFRFVKQAIEYEISRQVDVIESGGKVDQETRLWDVNKGVTRSMRSKEEAHDYRYFPEPDLPPLLIAKERIEAVRGELPELPRPKLQRFVSQYGLPVYDARILTSERPLADYFEACAQRSPDAKKLSNWFLGELLRLLKESGTTVSEVRFTPAQLAELLSLVDQGTVSANAGKDVLAEMFRTGRAAADIVAEKGLAQVSDTGAIEAVVDDILAKNAGEIEKYRAGKKQVFGFFVGQVMRAMKGKGNPALVNELLKKKLGD; encoded by the coding sequence ATGCCCGTGAGCGATTTCCAGCCCGTCATCGGACTCGAGGTCCACGCGCAGCTCCTCACGAAGTCCAAGATCTTCTGCGGCTGCTCCACCGCGTTCGGCGCGGAGCCCAACCGCAACACCTGTCCGGTGTGCCTGGGCATGCCCGGCGTGCTGCCCGTGCTCAACGCGCGCGTGGTGGAGTTCGCCATCCGCACGGGGCTCGCGCTGGAGTGCGTCGTCAACGCCAGGAGCGTGTGGAGCCGGAAGAACTACTTCTATCCGGACCTGCCCAAGGGCTATCAAATCACGCAGTTCGACCTGCCCGTCTGCGAGCACGGGCGCCTGGTCATCGACACGCCGAGCGGAGAGAAGGTCATCCGCGTCCGCCGCATCCACATGGAGGAGGACGCGGGCAAGAGCGTGCACGACGCGGGCGGCGGGCAGAGCCTGGTGGACTTGAACCGCGCGGGCGTGCCGCTGCTGGAGATCGTCAGCGAGCCGGACCTGCGCGACGCGGACGAGGCGGTGGAGTACCTCAAGGCGCTGCGCGACATCCTCGTGTACCTGGGGGTCAACGACGGCAACCTGGAGGAGGGCAGCTTCCGCTGTGACGCCAACGTGTCCGTGATGCCCAAGGGCTCCAGCACGTATGGCCAGCGCTGCGAGCTGAAGAACATCAACTCGTTCCGCTTCGTGAAGCAGGCCATCGAGTACGAAATCTCCCGGCAGGTGGATGTCATCGAGTCCGGTGGGAAGGTGGACCAGGAGACGCGCCTGTGGGACGTCAACAAGGGCGTCACCCGCTCCATGCGCAGCAAGGAGGAGGCGCACGACTACCGGTACTTCCCGGAGCCGGACCTGCCGCCGCTGCTCATCGCGAAGGAGCGCATCGAGGCGGTGCGGGGCGAGCTGCCGGAGTTGCCTCGGCCGAAGCTCCAGCGCTTCGTGAGCCAGTACGGCCTGCCCGTGTATGACGCGCGCATCCTCACCTCGGAGCGTCCGCTCGCGGACTACTTCGAGGCGTGTGCCCAGCGCTCCCCGGACGCGAAGAAGCTCTCCAACTGGTTCCTCGGTGAGCTGCTGCGGCTCCTGAAGGAGAGCGGCACCACGGTGTCCGAGGTGCGCTTCACGCCCGCCCAGCTCGCGGAGCTCTTGAGCCTGGTGGACCAGGGCACCGTGTCCGCCAACGCGGGCAAGGACGTGCTGGCGGAGATGTTCCGCACGGGCCGCGCCGCCGCGGACATCGTCGCGGAGAAGGGGCTCGCGCAGGTGAGTGACACCGGCGCGATCGAAGCCGTGGTGGATGACATCCTCGCGAAGAACGCGGGCGAGATTGAGAAGTACCGCGCGGGCAAGAAGCAGGTGTTCGGCTTCTTCGTCGGTCAGGTGATGCGGGCCATGAAGGGCAAGGGCAACCCCGCCCTCGTCAACGAGCTCCTGAAGAAGAAGCTGGGCGACTGA
- the gatA gene encoding Asp-tRNA(Asn)/Glu-tRNA(Gln) amidotransferase subunit GatA produces the protein MQLTDLSMLELAEKLAAGQVSSVEATRACLERIQRVDSTIRAFLRVDEKGALAAAEASDARRRAGTPASALDGVPVGLKDLFLTEGVETTAGSRVLEGFVPPMDATVVRLLREAGLPLLGKLNLDEFAMGSSNESSAYFPTHNPWDVTRTPGGSSGGSAAAVAAREVYGALGTDTGGSIRQPAAFTNTVGLKPTYGRVSRYGVIAYASSLDQPGPMTRTVADAAALLQVLARHDPLDSTSAPVKTPDYSAELEGGVRGLKLGVPREYFAEGMDPEVEAAVRGALREYERLGATLVDVSLPHTRYALATYYLIAPAEASSNLARYDGVRYGLRAKDAKGLKELYALTRERGFGAEAKRRIMLGTYALSAGYYDAYYLRAQKVRTLIREDFTRAFQQVDALVAPISPVAPFKLGEKVNDPLSMYLTDVYTLPCNLAGVPGLSVPCGFTKAGLPVGLQVLGRAFDEALLLRIARAFEREHDFFRRLAPV, from the coding sequence ATGCAGCTCACGGACCTGTCGATGCTGGAGCTCGCGGAGAAGCTGGCCGCGGGTCAGGTGTCCTCCGTGGAAGCCACCCGCGCGTGCCTGGAGCGCATCCAGCGGGTGGATTCGACGATTCGCGCCTTCCTGCGCGTGGATGAGAAGGGCGCCCTCGCCGCGGCGGAGGCCAGCGACGCTCGTCGCCGCGCGGGCACTCCGGCCAGCGCCCTGGACGGCGTGCCGGTGGGGCTCAAGGACCTCTTCCTCACCGAGGGGGTGGAGACCACCGCGGGCTCGCGCGTGCTGGAGGGCTTCGTTCCGCCGATGGACGCCACGGTGGTGCGCCTCCTGCGCGAGGCGGGACTGCCCCTGCTGGGCAAGCTCAACCTGGACGAGTTCGCGATGGGCTCGTCCAACGAGTCCAGCGCCTACTTCCCGACGCACAATCCCTGGGATGTGACGCGCACGCCGGGAGGCTCCTCGGGAGGCTCGGCGGCGGCGGTGGCGGCGCGCGAGGTGTACGGCGCGCTGGGCACGGACACGGGGGGCTCCATCCGTCAGCCCGCGGCCTTCACCAACACGGTGGGGCTCAAGCCGACCTACGGGCGCGTGTCGCGCTACGGCGTCATCGCGTATGCGTCGTCGCTGGACCAGCCCGGGCCCATGACGCGCACGGTGGCGGACGCGGCGGCGCTGCTCCAGGTGCTGGCGCGGCATGACCCGCTGGACTCCACCTCCGCGCCGGTGAAGACGCCGGACTACTCGGCCGAGCTGGAGGGTGGGGTGCGCGGGCTGAAGCTGGGGGTGCCTCGCGAGTACTTCGCCGAGGGCATGGACCCCGAGGTGGAGGCCGCCGTGCGCGGCGCCCTGCGTGAGTACGAGCGGCTGGGTGCGACGCTGGTGGACGTGTCGCTGCCGCATACCCGGTACGCGCTGGCGACCTACTACCTCATCGCCCCCGCCGAGGCCTCCAGCAACCTGGCCCGCTACGACGGCGTGCGCTACGGCCTGCGCGCGAAGGATGCGAAGGGCCTCAAGGAGCTGTACGCGCTGACGCGTGAGCGGGGCTTCGGGGCAGAGGCGAAGCGCCGCATCATGCTGGGCACCTACGCGCTGTCGGCGGGTTACTACGACGCCTACTACCTGCGCGCGCAGAAGGTCCGCACGCTCATCCGCGAGGACTTCACGCGGGCCTTCCAGCAGGTGGACGCGCTCGTGGCGCCCATCTCTCCGGTGGCGCCGTTCAAGCTGGGCGAGAAGGTCAACGACCCGCTGTCCATGTACCTGACGGATGTCTACACCCTGCCGTGCAACCTGGCCGGTGTGCCAGGCCTGTCGGTGCCCTGTGGTTTCACGAAGGCGGGGCTGCCGGTGGGGCTCCAGGTCCTGGGGCGGGCGTTCGACGAGGCCCTGCTGCTGCGCATCGCTCGCGCCTTCGAGCGCGAACACGACTTCTTCCGCCGCCTCGCGCCCGTCTAG
- a CDS encoding FtsK/SpoIIIE family DNA translocase — protein sequence MTAKKGRAEKAVLSRQEIATRRKALADKKRKAGIDDGDGGTTARAITGVFLLALSLLSLLSVATFDAHDRVGPGFRNAVGPMGHLIAETLRGMLGVCAYLAPIGGAYTAMVLFVGNRDRKRAPQIISLFLLTASVAVLAQLIFAGDKGWAHPPGGALGASLGGVLEGLFSTVGTVILVTAISAAALIVGTQYTFFKLCSLVWAGLCVLGRRLSESANAFWEAQKVAYKARQERAAQDKLEEAAFLAQLEADEEELAEAERAAEEAEAAEAEAMAEEAVRLARQTEKEQAAANKLALKESREREKLEKKKALPAETDSQPPTSSPPVPADKLAVRAAPEKRPAPGADPAWAASFLAPAPHSTPIVPEGVEPPRSRRKTPNIVTGPSASPVAALPESTEPAPAASPVAAAPIVHAPAAPVASTPAPQSSALARMPLIVEPKAPPKPTAKKSQEQFEFVGDRKSFTLPPLDVLEYNKKERSELDKDAFLSTAEKLRAKLADFGIVGEVVEIRPGPVVTMYEFLPGPGIKVSKIAALQDDLAMAMEAMRVRIVAPIPGKGVVGIEVPNRDRETVYLKEIAEQDAFLKGPSKLTMCVGKDIEGMPYVFDLAKAPHLLIAGTTGSGKSVAVNSMIMSILLKSTPEEVRFIMVDPKMLELSVYEGIPHLLLPVVTDPKKAALALRWAVEEMERRYQMLSEAGVRNIAGFNKLVESSASEVKETLSAVEPAPRKSKPKKMLVLDVEGGEPKAASNASSPDALGVAAPREDLEDVREAVMSEEEPAPQDAVPEMEAEAEDDGTEAALEAASSKPEKKELKKLPYIVVIIDELADLMMVASREVETYVARLAQMARAAGIHLMVATQRPSTDVVTGVIKANFPTRISFMLRSKPDSMTILGTVGAEALLGMGDMLIMPPTSAHLQRVHGAFVSEDEIKKAVDHLKAQGKPVFDESILKPRDEDVESGGEEDELSDELYDQALAVVSEMRAVSISMLQRKMRIGYNRAARMIERMERDGVVGAADGAKPREVLIRGVGDMPGAGAM from the coding sequence ATGACGGCGAAGAAGGGTCGGGCGGAGAAGGCAGTGCTGTCCCGGCAGGAGATCGCGACGCGTCGCAAGGCGCTCGCGGACAAGAAGCGGAAGGCGGGAATCGACGACGGCGACGGCGGGACGACCGCGCGCGCCATCACCGGTGTGTTCCTGCTCGCCTTGTCCCTGCTCTCACTGTTGTCGGTGGCCACGTTCGACGCCCATGACCGGGTCGGTCCAGGCTTCCGCAACGCGGTGGGCCCCATGGGGCACCTCATCGCCGAGACGCTGCGAGGGATGCTGGGCGTCTGCGCCTACCTGGCCCCCATCGGAGGCGCATACACGGCCATGGTGCTCTTCGTGGGCAACCGGGACCGCAAGCGGGCGCCGCAAATCATCAGCCTCTTCCTGCTGACCGCGAGCGTCGCCGTGCTCGCGCAGCTCATCTTCGCGGGAGACAAGGGCTGGGCACACCCCCCTGGAGGCGCGCTGGGTGCGAGCCTGGGCGGCGTGCTGGAGGGGCTGTTCTCCACCGTCGGCACCGTCATCCTCGTCACCGCCATCAGCGCCGCCGCGCTCATCGTCGGGACGCAGTACACGTTCTTCAAGCTGTGCTCCCTGGTGTGGGCCGGCCTGTGCGTCCTGGGCCGCCGCCTCTCCGAGTCCGCGAACGCGTTCTGGGAAGCGCAGAAGGTGGCCTACAAGGCCCGCCAGGAGCGCGCGGCGCAGGACAAGCTGGAGGAGGCCGCGTTCCTCGCGCAGCTGGAGGCGGATGAAGAGGAGCTCGCCGAGGCCGAGCGCGCCGCCGAGGAGGCCGAAGCCGCCGAAGCCGAGGCCATGGCCGAGGAGGCCGTGCGTCTGGCCCGCCAGACGGAGAAGGAGCAGGCCGCGGCCAACAAGCTGGCCCTCAAGGAGAGCCGCGAGCGCGAGAAGCTCGAGAAGAAGAAGGCCCTGCCCGCGGAGACGGACTCGCAGCCGCCCACGTCCTCGCCGCCCGTGCCCGCCGACAAGCTGGCCGTCCGCGCCGCCCCGGAGAAGCGTCCGGCGCCGGGTGCGGACCCCGCCTGGGCCGCGTCGTTCCTCGCGCCCGCGCCCCACTCCACGCCCATCGTCCCCGAGGGCGTCGAGCCCCCGCGCAGCCGCAGGAAGACGCCCAACATCGTCACGGGCCCCTCCGCCTCCCCTGTCGCCGCGCTGCCGGAATCGACCGAGCCCGCGCCCGCCGCGTCGCCCGTCGCCGCCGCGCCCATCGTGCACGCGCCCGCGGCGCCAGTGGCCAGTACCCCCGCGCCTCAGTCCTCGGCGCTGGCGCGCATGCCGCTCATCGTGGAGCCCAAGGCACCGCCCAAGCCCACCGCGAAGAAGAGCCAGGAGCAGTTCGAGTTCGTCGGGGACCGCAAGAGCTTCACGCTGCCTCCGCTGGACGTGCTCGAGTACAACAAGAAGGAGCGCTCGGAGCTGGACAAGGACGCGTTCCTGTCCACGGCGGAGAAGCTGCGCGCGAAGCTGGCGGACTTCGGCATCGTCGGCGAGGTGGTGGAGATTCGCCCCGGCCCCGTCGTCACCATGTACGAGTTCCTGCCGGGCCCTGGCATCAAGGTGAGCAAGATTGCCGCGCTCCAGGATGACCTGGCCATGGCGATGGAGGCGATGCGGGTGCGCATCGTCGCGCCCATCCCCGGCAAGGGCGTGGTCGGCATCGAGGTCCCCAACCGGGACCGCGAGACGGTCTACCTGAAGGAGATCGCCGAGCAGGACGCGTTCCTCAAGGGCCCCAGCAAGCTGACCATGTGCGTGGGCAAGGACATCGAGGGCATGCCGTACGTCTTCGACCTGGCGAAGGCGCCCCACCTGCTCATCGCCGGTACGACGGGCTCGGGTAAGTCCGTGGCCGTCAACTCGATGATCATGAGCATCCTCCTCAAGTCCACACCGGAGGAGGTGCGCTTCATCATGGTGGACCCGAAGATGCTGGAGCTCTCCGTCTACGAGGGCATCCCGCATCTGCTGCTGCCGGTGGTGACGGACCCGAAGAAGGCGGCGCTCGCGCTGCGCTGGGCCGTGGAGGAGATGGAGCGCCGCTACCAGATGCTGTCCGAGGCGGGCGTGCGCAACATCGCCGGCTTCAACAAGCTGGTGGAGAGCTCCGCCTCCGAGGTGAAGGAGACCCTCTCCGCCGTCGAGCCCGCGCCCCGGAAGTCCAAGCCCAAGAAGATGCTGGTGCTGGACGTGGAGGGCGGCGAGCCCAAGGCCGCGTCCAACGCGTCGAGCCCGGATGCCCTGGGCGTGGCCGCGCCTCGCGAGGACCTGGAGGACGTGCGCGAGGCGGTGATGTCGGAGGAGGAGCCCGCGCCCCAGGACGCCGTGCCCGAGATGGAGGCGGAGGCCGAGGACGACGGGACCGAGGCCGCGCTGGAGGCCGCTTCGAGCAAGCCGGAGAAGAAGGAGCTCAAGAAGCTGCCGTACATCGTGGTCATCATCGACGAGCTCGCGGACCTGATGATGGTCGCGAGCCGCGAGGTGGAGACGTACGTCGCGCGCCTGGCGCAGATGGCGCGTGCGGCCGGCATCCACCTGATGGTCGCCACGCAGCGTCCGTCCACGGACGTCGTCACGGGTGTCATCAAGGCGAACTTCCCCACGCGCATCAGCTTCATGCTGCGCTCCAAGCCGGACTCGATGACGATTCTCGGCACGGTCGGCGCGGAGGCCTTGCTGGGCATGGGCGACATGCTGATCATGCCGCCGACGAGCGCGCACCTGCAGCGTGTGCACGGCGCCTTCGTGTCGGAAGACGAAATCAAGAAGGCGGTGGACCACCTCAAGGCGCAGGGCAAGCCCGTCTTCGACGAGTCCATCCTCAAGCCGCGCGACGAGGACGTGGAGTCGGGTGGCGAGGAGGACGAGCTGTCCGACGAGCTGTACGACCAGGCGCTCGCGGTGGTCAGCGAGATGCGCGCGGTCTCCATCTCGATGCTCCAGCGCAAGATGCGCATCGGCTACAACCGCGCCGCGCGCATGATTGAGCGGATGGAGCGAGACGGCGTGGTGGGCGCGGCGGACGGAGCCAAGCCTCGCGAGGTGCTCATCCGAGGCGTGGGCGACATGCCGGGCGCTGGAGCGATGTAG
- the gatC gene encoding Asp-tRNA(Asn)/Glu-tRNA(Gln) amidotransferase subunit GatC, which produces MALTLEQVRHVATLARLALTPEEEQRMATQLSAVLDAVEQLQSLDVGAVEPTSHATLADSLLREDVTRPSLSPEQVLANAPAKVGTSFAVPKIIE; this is translated from the coding sequence ATGGCCCTCACGCTCGAGCAGGTGCGACACGTGGCCACGCTGGCGCGGCTGGCGCTGACTCCCGAAGAGGAGCAGCGCATGGCCACCCAGCTGTCGGCCGTGTTGGACGCGGTGGAGCAGCTGCAATCCCTGGACGTGGGGGCCGTGGAGCCCACCTCACACGCGACGCTCGCGGACTCGCTGTTGCGCGAGGACGTGACGCGGCCGTCGTTGTCGCCGGAGCAGGTGTTGGCCAACGCGCCGGCGAAGGTGGGCACGTCGTTCGCGGTGCCCAAAATCATCGAGTAG
- a CDS encoding THUMP domain-containing class I SAM-dependent RNA methyltransferase produces MAERIALFATTARGTEDLLADELKELGARRIRQDRGGVRFMASLDEALMVCLWSRIAMRVLYPLGAFEARGADGLYEAVRSVSWEEHLTPTTTFAVDATLKDSEHSHSGFVALKVKDAIVDRMRDVVGTRPDVNTKNPDVSVVAHLSRDTLSLSLDLCGDSLNRRGYRVRPTVAPLKETLAAAILRAARYTGDEALVDPMCGSGTLLIEGGMIARKRAPGLNRDFAVERWPELGARARELLADLRADARRNERKVEVPIWGLDKDPEALEAAQRNVSAARLSEEISLTEGDATRMPHLPATHGLLLTNPPYGDRIGTGGQKGMKSFYYKLGEALRVPGWRVWVLCGNPAFESAFHARPSSRRELWNGPIECNLLGYRAAGGGDEGSEAPLGATQQPANVAPMRPQHDDEEEG; encoded by the coding sequence ATGGCTGAACGTATTGCCCTTTTCGCCACCACGGCTCGCGGCACCGAGGACCTGCTCGCGGATGAGCTCAAGGAGCTCGGCGCGCGCCGCATCCGCCAGGACCGAGGAGGCGTGCGTTTCATGGCCTCGCTCGACGAGGCGCTCATGGTCTGCCTCTGGTCTCGCATCGCGATGCGAGTCCTCTACCCCCTGGGCGCCTTCGAGGCCCGTGGCGCCGACGGGCTCTACGAGGCCGTCCGGAGCGTCTCCTGGGAAGAGCACCTGACGCCCACCACCACGTTCGCGGTGGACGCCACGCTGAAGGACAGCGAGCACAGCCACTCCGGCTTCGTCGCCCTCAAGGTGAAGGACGCCATCGTCGACCGGATGCGCGACGTCGTGGGCACGCGGCCCGACGTCAACACGAAGAACCCCGACGTGAGCGTGGTCGCGCACCTGTCTCGCGACACCCTCTCGCTCTCGCTGGACCTCTGTGGCGATTCGCTGAACCGCCGAGGCTATCGCGTGCGCCCCACCGTCGCTCCGCTCAAGGAGACGCTCGCCGCCGCCATCCTGCGCGCCGCGCGCTACACGGGAGACGAGGCCCTCGTCGACCCGATGTGCGGCTCCGGCACGCTGCTGATTGAAGGCGGGATGATTGCCCGGAAGCGGGCCCCGGGACTCAACCGGGACTTCGCGGTGGAGCGCTGGCCTGAGCTGGGGGCCCGGGCTCGCGAGCTGCTCGCGGACCTGCGCGCGGATGCCCGTCGCAACGAGCGCAAGGTGGAGGTCCCCATCTGGGGCCTCGACAAGGACCCGGAGGCCCTGGAGGCCGCGCAACGCAACGTGAGCGCCGCCAGGCTGTCGGAGGAGATCTCCCTCACCGAGGGCGACGCCACCCGGATGCCGCACCTCCCCGCCACCCACGGCCTGCTGCTCACCAATCCGCCCTACGGAGACCGCATCGGCACCGGCGGACAGAAGGGCATGAAGAGCTTCTATTACAAGCTGGGCGAGGCCCTGCGCGTGCCCGGCTGGCGCGTCTGGGTGCTCTGCGGCAACCCCGCCTTCGAGAGCGCCTTCCACGCGCGCCCCTCGTCTCGCCGGGAGCTGTGGAACGGCCCCATCGAATGCAACCTGCTCGGCTACCGCGCCGCGGGGGGCGGCGACGAAGGCTCAGAAGCGCCGCTCGGTGCGACGCAGCAGCCGGCCAATGTTGCTCCGATGCGTCCACAGCATGACGACGAAGAGGAAGGCTGA
- a CDS encoding zf-TFIIB domain-containing protein, which produces MSDNEKPSSTEEEYFAREEIEKKRKLALQQAAQTAEKQREDLKKLHWMKCPKCGMDLQTLKQGNVELETCFNCGGVFLDSGELEQLMAQHGHEGSGKVMGAILNLFKRK; this is translated from the coding sequence ATGTCGGACAACGAGAAGCCGTCCTCGACCGAAGAGGAATACTTCGCTCGCGAGGAAATCGAGAAGAAGCGCAAGCTGGCGCTCCAGCAGGCCGCGCAGACCGCGGAGAAGCAGCGCGAGGACCTCAAGAAGCTGCACTGGATGAAGTGCCCCAAGTGCGGCATGGACCTGCAGACACTCAAGCAGGGCAACGTGGAGCTGGAGACGTGCTTCAACTGTGGCGGCGTCTTCCTGGACTCCGGCGAGCTGGAGCAGCTCATGGCCCAGCACGGCCACGAGGGGAGCGGCAAGGTGATGGGCGCCATCCTCAACCTCTTCAAGCGCAAGTAG